Proteins encoded in a region of the Populus nigra chromosome 3, ddPopNigr1.1, whole genome shotgun sequence genome:
- the LOC133688426 gene encoding protein BIG GRAIN 1-like A: MYRREKTMREERYKHGIKNPSFSSSLLDEIYRSIDDGEPKREELKFYRETMPKKQNKIGRNIGGEAGMPTLQRACLIEKWMEQKVTQKAITQQRRQNSTELERKAQLDHDLDQDVLFFSSTSTSSDSSSGGFSSSDTESMYGARSRASSFNPPRPKPVRTSLSARSGKTEKTERTLFHEQRELRMFDDYHYSSASEQTPRLEDNIIKSKSRALKIYSNLKKVKQPISPGGKLANFLNSLFTTGNSKKSKSSSSIGNFDEERKLNSGQASTCSSASSFSRSCLSKHSPSTREKLRNGVKRSVRFYPVSVIVDEDCRPVGHKSLYEEEESSLMSVSLPTAWKIGKSPSRKTDDELKYQVMEKSRRVEEVAREFLKDHRQNQKKNDVTMIDVRGKYNDRYHDEDEDEDDDAASYSSSDLFELDHLAVIGNDRRYCEELPVYETTHLDTNRAIANGLIV, translated from the coding sequence ATGTATAGGCGGGAGAAAACAATGAGAGAGGAAAGATACAAGCATGGCATCAAGAACCCATCTTTCTCTTCATCACTTCTTGATGAAATCTATCGTTCTATTGATGATGGTGAACCAAAACGTGAAGAGTTGAAGTTCTACAGAGAAACAATgccaaagaaacaaaacaaaattggcAGGAACATTGGAGGAGAAGCAGGGATGCCAACTCTTCAACGTGCTTGTTTGATCGAGAAATGGATGGAGCAGAAGGTCACCCAAAAGGCCATCACTCAACAGAGGCGGCAAAACTCAACAGAACTTGAGAGAAAAGCACAGCTTGATCATGATCTTGACCAAGATGTCCTGTTTTTTAGCTCAACCTCAACCTCTTCGGATTCTAGCTCTGGTGGCTTCTCATCTTCTGACACAGAATCTATGTACGGTGCAAGATCAAGGGCCTCTTCTTTCAATCCACCAAGACCTAAGCCAGTCAGGACAAGCCTGTCCGCTCGGTcaggaaaaacagagaaaacagAGAGGACTCTGTTCCATGAACAGAGGGAACTGCGTATGTTTGATGATTATCACTACAGCTCTGCTTCAGAACAGACACCAAGGCTTGAAGACAACATAATCAAGTCCAAATCAAGAGCCTTAAAGATTTACAGCAATCTAAAGAAGGTGAAACAGCCAATTTCACCAGGTGGGAAGCTGGCGAATTTCCTCAATTCCCTCTTCACCACAGGGAactcaaagaaatcaaagagcTCATCTTCCATAGGAAACTTTGATGAAGAAAGGAAACTTAACTCAGGACAAGCATCGACCTGCTCTTCTGCTTCATCATTTTCAAGATCATGCTTGAGCAAGCATTCGCCATCGACCAGGGAAAAATTACGCAATGGGGTTAAAAGGAGTGTTAGATTTTACCCTGTGAGTGTAATTGTTGATGAAGATTGCAGGCCAGTCGGCCACAAATCATTATATGAAGAGGAAGAATCAAGTCTCATGTCTGTTTCTCTGCCAACAGCATGGAAAATAGGGAAATCACCATCAAGAAAAACTGATGATGAGCTGAAGTATCAAGTAATGGAGAAGAGTAGGAGAGTTGAGGAGGTGGCTAGAGAGTTCTTGAAGGATCACCGTCAAAATCAGAAGAAAAATGATGTTACTATGATTGATGTTCGCGGAAAATATAATGATCGCTATCAcgatgaggatgaggatgaggatgaCGATGCTGCAAGCTATTCGAGTTCGGATTTATTCGAGCTTGATCACCTTGCAGTAATTGGAAACGATCGTAGGTATTGTGAAGAACTTCCCGTGTACGAAACTACTCATCTTGATACTAATCGTGCCATTGCTAATGGCTTGATAGTGTAG